Genomic segment of Deltaproteobacteria bacterium:
CTTGCTCATTTTCTGAAAAAGCGGCAATCCTGATATAATATCTTCAATATCTTTCCTTCTTATGCCCTCTATGGCAATCGTTTTCTTCTTTGATTTATGGCCGCTTACGATGGATACTTGTTTTTTCCCGATACCCAGAATATCAGACAGGAACCTGATACACTCCGTATTCGCCTGTCCTTCCACGGGTGGGGCTGTGATTTTAAGCTTCAACGCGTCATCCCGGACACCGGCAACCTCGCATTTTGATGACCTCGGAACAACATGGATATGGAAAATGACTCCATGCTCCGTTTCTTTAATGTAAAGCATAGTCGCTGAAAACCCGTTTGGGCGAATCGTTACCTGAAGTATACAGCCAGTTCAATCATGCTTTTGACGAGAAAACTCTGCAGGAAAATAATCGCCAGAATAATGACAATAGGTGAGAAGTCAATCCCCATGCCTCTCAGCGGGAGCCATCTTCTCACGGGCGCCATAACGGGTTCCGTCACCCGATAGAGAAACTGAACGATCTGATTATAAGGATCGGGGTTTACCCAGGAGATGATGGCTCTGGCGATAATGATCCACATATAAATGGATAGTACGATGTCAATGATTTTTGCCAATCCAACAATAAAGTTTCCCAGTACAAACATATGTTCTCCTTCTCTATGGTGAAAAGTAAAGCAAACTACCTCACTTAAGCATGAAACCATCAATTTTGCAAGAATGATGAGCGTTGACGTGCGTTTAGTTACTTTTGAGGACAGCCTTGCGCCACTTGCGCACCGAATTGATTACAAATATATGCTTGCTTCTTGTCAGATCTTCAACCTTCAAAATGCCCTCTGCAATTTTGCCGTCATCGATGAGCCGGGCGCGAAAGGTTCCCGGTAATAATCCGCACGAGACATTTGGTGTGACCATTTTACCATCAAGGAGAACGACGATGTTTCCGACACACGATTCCGTAATTTCACCTTTCTCGTTCCATAAAATAACATCGTCGCATTCGGAGCAGGCATTCCGGGCATCATCATATACCTGACGATTGGTCGTCTTATGATACAGAAAGGGGTTGGAAGAATCAACTGGCGCTGACGCCAGCCCAAGTCGCACCGGCCGGGGTTCGTTGCTGCCGTTGAGCGGTGACGACCGGCCGGAGACCTCGCCATCCTGCGCCACTAAGAGCCGTACCTTATGCGGACTATCCGAATGCGAGGCTGCCAGTTCCGCCAGTTTTTCCCGAACCTGCTCAAGGTCAAAAGCAATACTAAAATAGGCAGCAGAATCGCTTAAGCGCCGTAAATGATCATGGAGCAGAAAGTACCCATCATCCGGCGTCCACAGCATTGTTTCCAGAAGTGAAAAATGGGGCCGCCTTACTCCTAACACACGCGTTTTGATCTTACATTCCATGTATTCGTCTCCACTTTCTGACTCCCACAGAATTCCGCCGCCGACACCATACTCCGCATCACCAGTATCCCTATCAATGAGTACGGTGCGGATGGCCACATTGAATTGCGAAATTCTCCCGGGGGCCATGAAGCCGATGCAACCGGTATAAATGCTTCGTGGCGTCGTCTCCAAATCGGCGATGATCTGCATGGTACGCGGCTTTGGTGCACCGGTAATGGAAGCGCAGGGAAAGAGAGCTGCCATGATGTTACAAAGAGAAGCATCTGTCGTTGCAGTGACGGTTGATGTCATCTGCCAGAGCGTCGGGTATCTTTCGATGTCAAAGAGTCTGGTTGCACGTACGCTGCCGATATCCGCGATGCGACCCATATCATTCCGTATCATGTCAACGATCATGACGTTTTCTGCCCTGTTTTTCTCTGAATGATTCAGCCATCGAGCTATGGCGTTGTCTTCGTCCAGGGTACGGCCGCGCGCTGCCGTACCTTTCATCGGTCGTGCCAGCAGTTGGCGGCCATTTAGTTGAAAGAATAATTCCGGCGAAGCGGAGCAGACAATATACCGTCCTGTGTCAATATACGCAGCATAATCTGCCTGTTGCGCCTGGATAAGAGTCAGAAAGAATTCCCATGGGTCGCCTGTGAACGGCCCGCGCAGGCGAAACGTATAATTCACCTGGTACGTTTCGCCATCGGCGATGAATGTTTTTATCTGAGAGATTGCCTGATCATATGCTCTCTGGCTGATCGATGGAACCCATTGGAACGAAGCGTTAGCCCGGGCAGTATACGGTGATGGAAGCTCAATCACATCAGGCTTTGGATAAAGGCCAAACCAGAGAAGCGGAAACGATGATGGCGGCCGTGTACGGAAGGCATGGTCAAAAGCCGGTGCTGCTTCATAGCTGATGAAACCGGCCGCGTGGAACCCATGATGATGCACCATCGACTCAATCAAACTCACCTTGGGGACGACTTCTTCAATACAGCTTACTTCAATTACCTGCTGAGGCTCCCGGAAACACAACCACTGCCTGTATACAGCATCATGAATGATAACGGAATTTGTTATCTCAGGAATTATATGATTGAATTTTAATGAATTTTCCATAATGCGATGCCAATTTGTCATACATCGGTTGTCCAATAAACAATCCTCTAACAACGAGTACGGGAGTAATGATGTTTACAATCACATTCCGAACTAATATCATGATGGGGTGGGATTAGATTGACGGTAGAGATTCAACAAACTCTCTCAGTATCCTGTTGAAGGCCTCTGCATTTTCCAGCATCACCATGTGCCCCGCGTTTTCAACCAGAGACAGCTGCGCACCGGAAATGTTATCCTTAAGGAATTGTGACATCACCGGTGGGGTCATCTTATCATGAACGCCACACATGACAAGGGCAGGTATCCCGATCTGTGAAACCCGATCTGTGATATCGAGTCTGTTACAGGCAAAAAAATCACCATAGAGGACGTCGGGCCTGACACGTGACAGACCCTCAATCAAAGTATGCGACAAGCGTTCTCGGTTTTCCTTGGAAACAGCAAACTTGGTAGTTAACTCTATAGCGAAATCGGGATCCGTTTTCAGACCCATGAGAATCATTTCATTGACCGGCATTTTAACTCCTCCGCCCACGGGAACAATGCCGGAAAGCACCCCTCCATATTTTATGGCAAATACCAGGCTTATAGCTGCACCCAGGGAATGACCGATTAAAACCGGTTTCTTCAAAGCGAGAGAATCAAGGAGCTTTCTTACCCATTTAACATACTGTGAAACATCTTTTTCACCCTGGCCTTCGGACAGTCCATGACCGGGTAAATCAACGCAAACAATATTAAAATCGTCTTTCAATTTTGCATACTGCCCTATCCAGATCTTGTGGTCTGCACCTGACCCATGAATGAAGACGAGACTTTTTCTTTCCTCGTTAAAGTTCGGGTTGTTTACCCAGCAGGCGATATTTACACTATCTATTTCATGAAAGACTATCATGTGGACCTCCCAAATTAATTACATCCGGGCACTTGGTACCTACCATGTATGGTGAATATTGTACAAAAAAAGATTGATAATCTTGTAAAAAGTCGTACAGTGGTTCAAAATCGGCCCCGCAAAGGGCAAATCCGAGGGAGAAGAAAGACATGTTGAAGGGAAAAAAGATTGGTTTTATTGGTGGAGGCAAAATGGGCAGTGCCCTAATCAACGGTATTTTATCCCGCGACTTACTACCCGCAGGAAATATCACTGTGTCTGATGCAGTAAAAGAGCGGCTGGAAGACATTAAAAAAACATGCGGAGTTCGTGTAAGCGAAGATAATAAAAAAACTGCAAAGGGTGCAGATATCATTATCCTGGCTGTGAAACCTCAAAACATGGCAGAGGTGCTGGAAGAGATATCCGGGATCCTTGATAAGAATAAACTCATCATATCCATTGCAGCGGGCATTTCCACACAGTACATAGAAGGATATATCAAGAAGGGCGCTCGCGTCATCAGGGTTATGCCGAATACTCCCGCACTGATCGGTGAAGGAGCTACAGCCATTACCAGGGGTTCACAGGCAACTGATGAAGATTTTACGGTTACCCGTTATATTTTTGAAGCCGTTGGAATTACCGTTTCCGTTAAAGAAGACCTCATGGATGCAGTAACGGGCTTGAGCGGGAGCGGCCCCGCATATGGCTTTGTAATAATTGACGCACTTGCCGATGCCGGCGTCAACATGGGGATCAGCAGGGACATTGCCTTGAAACTTGCGGCACAAACCCTTCTGGGCGCAGCGAAACTCTGCCTTAAGGGTGACAAACACCCTGCAGAGCTGAAAGATATGGTTACTTCTCCCGGAGGAACAACCATAGCCGGATTGAAGGCCATGGAAGAGGGAAAACTGCGGGCCACCCTGATGGCGGCTGTCGAGGCAGCTACCCTGCGGGCAAAGGAACTGGGCAAGAAAAAATAATCCAATTAAAAAAGAACGGCTTCGTAAAAAGCTCCAGAGGCAAGGTGCGTAAATCCTGAGGAACGAGTCGTACTTTTGGCGTACGTCGCATAGCCTGCCCCGTACTTGATACGGGGAGGGATGCAGCGCAACGCAGCATATGGACTTTTTACGAAGCCGTGAGACTCTACTCCTCCAGTTGTTCAAAAACCTTACGGAGCCTGCTTAAGAGATCTTTTTCATTCTCCCCTGTTACATTCGGCGACACCAGCGCAGGGGCTGCGCCGTCACGGGACTGTTCTATCCTCTTATACGTGGTAATATCATCACTTCGCTCAGAAGGGGGCAGAGAATTCGGTTCAACGGATTTCTCATTCGTCTTCTTTTTTCTGTGTCTCGATCTCCGTCTGGGTTTCTTTTTAATTGGCTGCGGGCTTGTCTCACTCAGTTCATCAGTCTTTTGTGGTGACTCACCGGCCTCAGCGGCAATTGATGGAGTTTCAAAGAGTTCGGCGATTTCTTCTTCTTTTTTATCCATTTCCTCTTCCAGGCGGCTTTCCTCCTCAGGAGGAGCTTCCTCAACAACATCCTTACTGACGGATTCGATTTTCACTTCATCCCATTGCGTGTCAGCACTTCCGGAAATATTAATGGACACGCCATGGGCGCTTTCAAGTTTACTGATTTCGTTTCTCTTTCGGTTCAGAAGGAAGTCGGCGATTTCGTATGGCAGTTTTAATTTAAGAACAGAATAATCTCCCTTGACTACCTGAGATTCAATTTTTCTAAAGGCGCCCAGCGCCGTGTATTCCAGGGACGGCCTCGCACCGCGTCCCTTACAGTAAGGACAGACGGTATAACTGATCTCTTGAATGGTCGATTGTTTTTTCTGTCTCGAGAGTTCAAGAATTCCGAACTTGGATATGCGCGACATCTGTATCCTCGCCCTGTCGACATTAAGGGCCTTTTTGAAAGCCTTTTCCACTTCGGCTTCATTTTTTCGATCACGCATATCGATGAAGTCAATGACGAGCAGTCCACCCAGGTCTCTCAGGCGAAGCTGCCTCGCTATCTCCTCTGCCGCTTCAAGGTTAGTTCTGAAGGCGGTTTCTTCAACATTTCTTTTGTTCGAAGCCCGGCCCGAATTAACATCAATCGTAATCATGGCTTCTGTAGGATTTATAATGATGGATCCTCCGGATTTCAATTCTACCCGATCCTGGTAAATGACACGAATCTGATCTTCAAGTCGATATTTATCAAAGAGAGGGGTCTTTTCCTTATAGAATTTGATCATTTTTAGAATCCTTGGGAGAACAGCTTTGGAGTATTCTCTCATTTTTCTATATGTTTCGACGTCATCTATAAGGATCTCTTCGATTTCCGATGTATAGTAGTCACGAAGAGAACACACACCAAAATCACTTTCCTGATAAATGAGTGCCTGTGAAGAAACGGTCTGCGCTCTCTTCTGAATCTCCTTCCATAACCTTGACAGGAGTTGATAATCCCGGGAGAGTTCCTGCTTCGTTCTGTTCATGCCTGCAGTTCGGATTATAAAACCAACCCCGTCGTCAATCTTGATTTGCTCCATTAATTTTTTAAGCCGCTTGCGATCTTCTTCATCGTCTATTTTTCGCGAAACACCGCTGCTTTGTTTGTTCGGCAGTAAGACCAAGTATCGTCCCGGTAGCGATATATAGGTCGTAAGAAGAGCCCCCTTACGTTCACTTTCTTCCCTTACCACCTGAACCAACACCCCCTGGCCGGCTTTCAGAGCAGTTTTCTGACTCGCCGGACTACCTCCCTTTTCACTGTGCTCTGTAAAATATTCCGAACTGACATCGTGCAGGGGGAGAAATCCATCCCTCTTGCCTCCGTAATTTACAAAGGCTGCCTGGAGACCACGCTCTACCTTCATAACGATGCCCTTATAAATGTTACCCGTTATTGGTTCTTTGACGGCCATTTGTATGTTGTATTCAACCAGTTTACCGTCATCTACTATGGCCATTCGCTTCTGTTCCGGATGAACAGCATTGATTAACATTGCTCTCTTCATAAATATCCTTGTTTTTTATATAAGAGTGGACACATCGCCCTTCCCTTCCCTGATAATCTCTATTGTGTCATCAACAAGACTGACAATACTTGATGGCTCGGAAACCAGAATGCCTCCATCTATGATTAAATCTACACAGTGGCCGAATTTATCCTTTATTTCAGATGGATTGCTGAATACGTCACCATCTTCAGTTGATACACTGGTGCTGATAATGGGTTGTCCCAGTTCACCGACGAGGGAAAGACATATTTGATTATCAGGCACTCTGATCCCTGTGGTTAGTCTTTTGGGGAGAATAATCTTCGGAACAAGCCGCGAAGCCTCCAGGATAAACGTGTACGGTCCCGGCAAGAGGCGTTTCATGGTCTTATACGCAAAATCCGACACCCGGGCGTAACGGCTAATATCCTTAAGATTGGCGCAAACAAAACTTAACGGTTGTTTCCTGCTTCTCCTTTTTATCTCATAAATCTTATCGATCCCTTTTTTGTTAAAAAGGCTGCATCCCAGCCCGTAGACCGTATCGGTGGGATAGATGATGACTCCCCCGTCCTGCAAGACATCAACGGCCTTTCTTATCAACCGCATCTGGGGATTTTGACTGTTAATGGACAGATACATATCAATTTCCCAATATCACCTTTATTCTTTTACTTTCCGGCATCATATAATCTTTGTTACATTATCAGAATCAAACGCCATTATCAATGAACTTGTCGAATTTCTATCAGACATTGTTATTTATATTCTCTTCATCCTTGTTCAATTTGTATTGGATACTATCTACGAGGGCCTGCCAACTCGCTTCAATGATGTTTGTAGATACACCTATAGTACTCCATATATCGCGCCCATCACTTGAATCTATAAGGACTCTCACCTTCGCGGCCGTTCCCTCACAGCCTTCCAGAATCCTTACTTTAAAATCCACCAGATGCATCTCATTGATTTGAGGGTAAAATTTCGTCAATGCCT
This window contains:
- the proC gene encoding pyrroline-5-carboxylate reductase; its protein translation is MLKGKKIGFIGGGKMGSALINGILSRDLLPAGNITVSDAVKERLEDIKKTCGVRVSEDNKKTAKGADIIILAVKPQNMAEVLEEISGILDKNKLIISIAAGISTQYIEGYIKKGARVIRVMPNTPALIGEGATAITRGSQATDEDFTVTRYIFEAVGITVSVKEDLMDAVTGLSGSGPAYGFVIIDALADAGVNMGISRDIALKLAAQTLLGAAKLCLKGDKHPAELKDMVTSPGGTTIAGLKAMEEGKLRATLMAAVEAATLRAKELGKKK
- a CDS encoding alpha/beta hydrolase; translation: MIVFHEIDSVNIACWVNNPNFNEERKSLVFIHGSGADHKIWIGQYAKLKDDFNIVCVDLPGHGLSEGQGEKDVSQYVKWVRKLLDSLALKKPVLIGHSLGAAISLVFAIKYGGVLSGIVPVGGGVKMPVNEMILMGLKTDPDFAIELTTKFAVSKENRERLSHTLIEGLSRVRPDVLYGDFFACNRLDITDRVSQIGIPALVMCGVHDKMTPPVMSQFLKDNISGAQLSLVENAGHMVMLENAEAFNRILREFVESLPSI
- the pabB gene encoding aminodeoxychorismate synthase component I, which codes for MENSLKFNHIIPEITNSVIIHDAVYRQWLCFREPQQVIEVSCIEEVVPKVSLIESMVHHHGFHAAGFISYEAAPAFDHAFRTRPPSSFPLLWFGLYPKPDVIELPSPYTARANASFQWVPSISQRAYDQAISQIKTFIADGETYQVNYTFRLRGPFTGDPWEFFLTLIQAQQADYAAYIDTGRYIVCSASPELFFQLNGRQLLARPMKGTAARGRTLDEDNAIARWLNHSEKNRAENVMIVDMIRNDMGRIADIGSVRATRLFDIERYPTLWQMTSTVTATTDASLCNIMAALFPCASITGAPKPRTMQIIADLETTPRSIYTGCIGFMAPGRISQFNVAIRTVLIDRDTGDAEYGVGGGILWESESGDEYMECKIKTRVLGVRRPHFSLLETMLWTPDDGYFLLHDHLRRLSDSAAYFSIAFDLEQVREKLAELAASHSDSPHKVRLLVAQDGEVSGRSSPLNGSNEPRPVRLGLASAPVDSSNPFLYHKTTNRQVYDDARNACSECDDVILWNEKGEITESCVGNIVVLLDGKMVTPNVSCGLLPGTFRARLIDDGKIAEGILKVEDLTRSKHIFVINSVRKWRKAVLKSN
- a CDS encoding DUF167 domain-containing protein, giving the protein MLYIKETEHGVIFHIHVVPRSSKCEVAGVRDDALKLKITAPPVEGQANTECIRFLSDILGIGKKQVSIVSGHKSKKKTIAIEGIRRKDIEDIISGLPLFQKMSKD
- a CDS encoding YggT family protein — protein: MFVLGNFIVGLAKIIDIVLSIYMWIIIARAIISWVNPDPYNQIVQFLYRVTEPVMAPVRRWLPLRGMGIDFSPIVIILAIIFLQSFLVKSMIELAVYFR
- a CDS encoding Rne/Rng family ribonuclease; its protein translation is MKRAMLINAVHPEQKRMAIVDDGKLVEYNIQMAVKEPITGNIYKGIVMKVERGLQAAFVNYGGKRDGFLPLHDVSSEYFTEHSEKGGSPASQKTALKAGQGVLVQVVREESERKGALLTTYISLPGRYLVLLPNKQSSGVSRKIDDEEDRKRLKKLMEQIKIDDGVGFIIRTAGMNRTKQELSRDYQLLSRLWKEIQKRAQTVSSQALIYQESDFGVCSLRDYYTSEIEEILIDDVETYRKMREYSKAVLPRILKMIKFYKEKTPLFDKYRLEDQIRVIYQDRVELKSGGSIIINPTEAMITIDVNSGRASNKRNVEETAFRTNLEAAEEIARQLRLRDLGGLLVIDFIDMRDRKNEAEVEKAFKKALNVDRARIQMSRISKFGILELSRQKKQSTIQEISYTVCPYCKGRGARPSLEYTALGAFRKIESQVVKGDYSVLKLKLPYEIADFLLNRKRNEISKLESAHGVSINISGSADTQWDEVKIESVSKDVVEEAPPEEESRLEEEMDKKEEEIAELFETPSIAAEAGESPQKTDELSETSPQPIKKKPRRRSRHRKKKTNEKSVEPNSLPPSERSDDITTYKRIEQSRDGAAPALVSPNVTGENEKDLLSRLRKVFEQLEE
- a CDS encoding L-threonylcarbamoyladenylate synthase: MYLSINSQNPQMRLIRKAVDVLQDGGVIIYPTDTVYGLGCSLFNKKGIDKIYEIKRRSRKQPLSFVCANLKDISRYARVSDFAYKTMKRLLPGPYTFILEASRLVPKIILPKRLTTGIRVPDNQICLSLVGELGQPIISTSVSTEDGDVFSNPSEIKDKFGHCVDLIIDGGILVSEPSSIVSLVDDTIEIIREGKGDVSTLI